The DNA region AGCTGCGGGCCTCTGCGCCGGTCACCGGCTTGGCCCCCGGCGACGAGGGGACTGAGGTTCGGCTCGCCGACGGCGGGGTGCTCACGGCGCGGACCGTACTCGCCAACTGTGCGCCGTGGACCCTGGCCGGACTGCTCGGGGAGCCTGACAGCAAGTCTTCGGAAGCCAAGCCGGCGGGCGCCCAGGTCAAGATCAACATCGTGCTTCGCCGGCTACCTGAGTTCCGTTCCGGCATCGACCCGGAGACCGGGTTCGCGGGCACACTGCATCTCAACCAGGGGTACGCGCAGTTGGAGCACGCGTATCTTGAGGCCGCTGCGGGCCGGGTGCCCGATCCGCTGCCTTGCGAGAGCTACTGCCACTCGCTGACCGACCCGTCCATCGTGTCGCCGGAACTGCAGGAGGCTGGCTTCCATACCTTGACCATCTTCGGTCTGCACACACCGGCGGCACTGTTCTCCTCCGATCACGATGCGGTGCGCGCTCGGGCACTCGAAGCGGCCTTGGCCTCCGTGCAGTCGGCCTTGGCGGAACCGCTGGAGGACTGCATCGCCCGCGACGCGAACGGCGAGCTGTGCATCGAGGTGATGAGCCCGCAAGACGTCGAACGCGAGACCCTGCTGCCCGGTGGGCAGATCTTCCAGGGCGACCTCAGCTGGCCTTGGTTGGCTGAGGGTGAGTCCGCAGAGACACCGGCCGAGCGCTGGGGCGTGGCCACCTATCATCCCTCGATCCTGCTCTGCGGGTCAGGTGCCCGCCGGGGTGGCGCGGTCAGCGGTCTGGGCGGTCACAACGCCGCGATGGCTCTGCTCGAGGATCGTGGGCTGCGCCCGTCCTGACCTGGGACGGGCCGTCTGGCCCCCGCTGTCGTACGAGATCTGCTGGGGACGCAATCGAGTGGTGCGCAGATGCAGCTTCGTTCGTCTGAAACTACATCTGCGCACCTTTCGATCAACCGGCTTCGCCTGGCCCTGCGCCACGCCGGCTCCAGCCCACCCGTGGAACGGATTCGCGAGTACGTGATCGTTTTGCTAGTGTTTCTCCTCGCGCGCCGCTAGCTCAATTGGCAGAGCAGCTGACTCTTAATCAGCGGGTTGGGGGTTCGATTCCCTCGCGGCGCACCATCATCGCACCTAGTCAGTGCGGCATGGCGGCTCCTTCTGCGCGCGCCCCAAATCATCGGTCACTTTGCCGCCCATCGGCACGGGATGTGATGCAGCACGGCGACCGCGGATCTGGTGGACGGCAGGAGGCCCTGCTAGCTCGGGATCGTAGGGCGGGTGGACTGTTCTCTTGTGGTCGGGTTATGACCCCTCGACGTGGCGCCAACTTCGGCACGTTTGGTAGCGGAGCGGAGTCTGGCATTCAATGCGCGGGCGGGCAGACGGCCTCAGCGGGGTGGAGCCGCATGGATTGTCAAACTACTCGCGGGATTCGGTGTCGCGGTTCCAACCTGCCGCCCGCGTCGTAGCAGGCGTACTCGACGAGCTGCCAGGGAATAGTCTGACGTCTCAACACCCGTGCGGCGACTCGCTACCCTTGCGGCCCCTTCGCCTATCTTCACTTCGCCGATTAGGGCGAAGTCTGGTCTGCCGCGAATCCGTCCTTCATTGCCGAAACTGAGGCTATGCACACATAGTCCCGATACCGTACGATTCCCGCCATGCGACGCATCCTCCGGTTGGCAGTTCTTGTTGTAGCAATCTTCAGTTGCGCAGCTTGTCTCGCCACGACAGGCGGAAGCGCGGATGAGAATCCTCCAGCAGGGGTCAACAAGCCGGCCTCAGATTCTTCGGATGAGCCTAGCGAGCCCGAGGAGTCAGCCGGGAGCCAGGAGTTGTCGTTTGGCAAGTCCTACACGTGGGACGACGGCCTAACCATTACCATCGGCAAGCCGTCGAAGTTCAAGCCAAGCGACTACGCAGAGGTTGACGGGGCAAAGGCCTATCGGCGGTTCACCATCACCGTTGTCAACAAGACCTCCGGACCAATTGACCTGGCGGTCACCTACATCACAATGCAATCGAACAACAAGGAAGCCGAGCAAGTATTCGATTCCGAGAAAGGTCTTGAAGGCTCGCCTTCCACCAAGTTGCTCAAGGGTCGTGAATCTGAGTGGGACATCGGATTCGGAGTAGCGAACCCTGACGACATGGTGATGGAGATCGCGATCAACGACAACTTCGAGCGCCCCAGCATCATCTACACGACCTGACTCACCGACTGCGGTTGGCCGGACACTCTTAAGCGAATGCTCGACCTGGTCTCGACACCGGAAGCGGGCAACACCGGCACTGGGACCAAGTCGGGGCGCCGTTCGGAGCAGCAGCCGATCATCGTCCCCTTACTACTTGCCACAGCTGCATCACCCGTCGGACCAGCCGGATCAGCTATGGTTGACCCAGCAGCCTGTCAGGTCTCGCCCCAAGCTGCCGGTGACGTCGAGCGACTTGCTCCTCTCTTCCCGAGTTCTGCGTACGGACCGTGTCGGTCCCGCTTCAGCAGTGGCCATCCCTGGTGAGACATCACGAGAGTTGTGAACTTGCCTACCAGCACGTCCCGCCTGTCCAGCACGTCCCCAGCCGCCAAGGACGCGGCGTCCGCCAGCCCTTCTTTCGCCGACCTCGGCGTACCCGCCCAACTGGTGCACATCCTCACTGAGCGTGGCATCCATACCCCTACTCCGATCCAAGCCGCGACGCTGCGTGATGCGATCGGCGGCCGTGATGTCCTCGGCCGCGGCCGTACCGGCTCCGGCAAGACGTACGCATTCCTGCTGCCGCTGGTCACCCGACTGAGCGCACGGCCGGTCAGGGCCCGATCCCGCAGCCCACGCGCTGTGATCCTCGCCCCGACCCGCGAACTCGTCACCCAGATCGATACCGCCCTGCAACCGCTGGCCGTCGCCACCGGTCTGCGGAGCCGCACGGTCTTCGGCGGCGTCAGTCAGGTGCCACAGACCAAGGCGCTGCAGGGTGGCGTCGACATCGTCGTCGCCTGCCCCGGGCGGCTGGAGGATCTCGTCCAGCAGGGCGCCTGCCGGCTCGACGCGGTCGAGATCACCGTGCTCGACGAGGCCGATCACATGGCCGACCTGGGCTTCCTCCCTGGTGTCACCCGCCTCCTCGCCCAGACACCCCAGAGCGGGCAGCGACTGTTCTTCTCTGCCACCTTGGACAAGGGCATCGACGGCCTGGTCAAGCGCTTCCTGACCCGCCCGGCCCGGCACGAGGCCGACTCACCGCAGGCCCCGGTGACGACCATGGATCACCACGTGCTCCATGTCCGCGAGACACTTCGCGCCGACGTCCTGGCCGATCTCGCCGCTGCACCCGGTCGGACGGTGATCTTCACTCGCACCAAGTACCGCGCCAAGTCGCTCACCCGACAGCTCAATGCCCGCGGCGTTCCGGCCGTCGAGTTGCACGGCAACCTCAGTCAGAACGCCAGAACCCGCAGCATGGACGCCTTCCACGAGGGTCGGGTGTCCACCCTCGTCGCGACCGACATCGCCGCTCGCGGCATCCATGTCGACAACGTCGAGTTGGTGATCCACGCCGATCCGCCGGTCGAACACAAGGCGTACGTGCACCGCTCCGGACGGACGGCCCGCGCCGGCAGCCGCGGCACGGTGGTCACGATGATGACCGATGCCCAGGTCTGCGACGTCCGCGCCTTGACGAAGGCCGCCGGTGTCCGGCCGAGCACCACCGTGGTCGATAGCGTGTCTCACCCGATCCTGCAGCAGCTGGCGGCTGGCGAACGAAGCTTCGGCTCCCCCGAAGCGACCACGGCCACTGCAGCACCCCGCGGGCGGTCCACGACCCGGCCCAAGAACGCCTCGCAACCAGGTCGAAACCGCAAGCCGAACCGGAGCACCGCCGCCAAGCCGGCTGGAGACACGACCCGTCGCACAGACGGCGCTCAATCACGGCGCCAGTCCTCGTCGGGCAGGTCGACCCGGCGCCCGGCTGCCGCTCCAGCCGCCAGCCGTACACAGAGCGCAGCCGATTTCAGCCGACGCGTCCGTACGCGCTAGGCGAGTAGGTTGGCCCGATGCGCTTCCGTTACCTCGGCAACTCCGGCTTCAAGATCTCCGAGATCACCTACGGCAACTGGCTGACCCACGGCTCCCAGGTGGAGAACGACCAGGCGACCGCCTGCGTACGGGCCGCGCTGGACGCCGGGATCACCACCTTCGACACCGCCGACGTGTACGCCAATACCAAGGCCGAGACGGTCCTAGGTCAGGCACTTCAGGGGCAACGCAGGGAGTCACTGGAGATCTTCACCAAGGTCTTCGGCCCGACCGGACCGAAGGGTCACAACGACGTCGGGCTGTCCCGCAAGCACATCATGGAGTCGGCGCACGCCTCGCTGCGCCGGCTACAGACCGACTACATCGACCTCTATCAAGCGCACCGGTTCGACTATGAGACTCCGCTGGAAGAGACGATGCAGGCGTTCGCCGACCTCGTCCGTCAGGGCAAGGTCCTCTATCTCGGCGTGAGCGAGTGGACCGCCGACCAGCTGCGCATCGGCGCCGCCCTGGCCAAGGAGCTCGGGGTCCAACTGATCTCCAACCAGCCGCAGTACTCCGCCTTGTGGCGGGTGATCGAGGGTGAAGTCGTGCCGACCAGCCGCGAGCTTGGCATCTCCCAGATCGTCTGGTCACCCATTGCGCAAGGTGTGTTGACCGGCAAATACCTGCCGGGCCAGCAGCCACCCGCAGGTTCACGGGCTACCGACGACAAGGGTGGCGCGAACATGATCAGGCGCTGGATGCGCGATGACGTGCTCGAGCGGGTGCAGCAGTTGAAGCCGATCGCGGCCGATGCGGGGCTTTCGATGGCAGCGCTGGCGGTGGCCTGGGTGCTGCAGAACGACAACGTGGCCAGCGCGATCATCGGTGCGTCCCGGCCCGAGCAGGTCGCCGACAACGTCGCCGCTGCGGGCGTGACGCTGCCGGCGGACGTGATGGCCCAGATCGACGAGGTGCTGGACCCAGTGGTCGAGCGCGATCCGGCCCGCACCTTGGAGTCCTCGCCGAAGCAGCGCGAGGCATGATCAGCCCGCTAGCCTGACCGGCTGTGGACTCCTATCTCGTGCCGGCACGCGATGCGACGGCCGAGATCGAGGTCAAACGCTCGCGCTTCCTCTGTCGCGTCGCACGCGTCGAGAGCGAGCACGATGCCCGCACCGTGATCGCCGAGGAGCGACGCGCGTACGGGACCGCAGGCCACCACTGCTCCGCCTTCATCCTCGGACCCGACGGCGCCACCCTGCGCAGCAACGACGACGGTGAGCCGTCCGGTACGGCGGGCCCGCCGATCCTCGACGCACTCCAAGGTGCCCAGCTGAGCGATGTGGTCGCCGTCGTGACCCGCTGGTTCGGCGGCACCCTGCTCGGCACGGGCGGACTGGTGCAGGCGTACGGGGACGCGACCCGCGCAGCCCTGCGCGTTGCCGGAACCCGGCGTCGAGAGCTACGGCAGCGGCTGGAGACCACAGTCGACTTCGCCATTGCTGGTCGACTGGAGGACCAGCTCCGGCGGATCGCCGCCATCGAGGTCGACTACGACACCGGCCTCCCCCGACTCCGGGCAGCCGTGGCAACCGCCGATCTCGAAGACGTCAACACCTTGATCCTGACCGCCAGCAACGGCAGCGCCCGGATCACCGAGCTCTCCCCCAGCTGGGTCGACGCGGACTAACCAACCCAGCTGGTCGACGCGGACTGACACCCGCGTACCAGCTCTCGCGCCACACTCCCGAACCTTCCCTCTCGACCTTCCCGATCTCAGAGCTGTGTGTTTGGCCCTCCCGAACCTGGGTAGGCCCGAATTAGCAGATCCGTGGACGCCAGGAACACCGGGAGTGAGGATGGCGTGCTAGGACGCAGAGAACGAGGAAGAGTTCGGATCAAGGTGCTGGCCCTGGCAGCCAGCCTGCTGTCGGTCCTGGCCCTGACCAGTTGTCTGCAAAACCCCAATCCATCAGGTAGTGGCGGTGGCAGTGCCGGCGGTGGCTTCGTCGATGGCGGCGACGAGCAGAAGCAGTTCGAGGCCTCGCTCGCC from Microlunatus phosphovorus NM-1 includes:
- a CDS encoding IMPACT family protein, producing the protein MDSYLVPARDATAEIEVKRSRFLCRVARVESEHDARTVIAEERRAYGTAGHHCSAFILGPDGATLRSNDDGEPSGTAGPPILDALQGAQLSDVVAVVTRWFGGTLLGTGGLVQAYGDATRAALRVAGTRRRELRQRLETTVDFAIAGRLEDQLRRIAAIEVDYDTGLPRLRAAVATADLEDVNTLILTASNGSARITELSPSWVDAD
- a CDS encoding DEAD/DEAH box helicase; translated protein: MNLPTSTSRLSSTSPAAKDAASASPSFADLGVPAQLVHILTERGIHTPTPIQAATLRDAIGGRDVLGRGRTGSGKTYAFLLPLVTRLSARPVRARSRSPRAVILAPTRELVTQIDTALQPLAVATGLRSRTVFGGVSQVPQTKALQGGVDIVVACPGRLEDLVQQGACRLDAVEITVLDEADHMADLGFLPGVTRLLAQTPQSGQRLFFSATLDKGIDGLVKRFLTRPARHEADSPQAPVTTMDHHVLHVRETLRADVLADLAAAPGRTVIFTRTKYRAKSLTRQLNARGVPAVELHGNLSQNARTRSMDAFHEGRVSTLVATDIAARGIHVDNVELVIHADPPVEHKAYVHRSGRTARAGSRGTVVTMMTDAQVCDVRALTKAAGVRPSTTVVDSVSHPILQQLAAGERSFGSPEATTATAAPRGRSTTRPKNASQPGRNRKPNRSTAAKPAGDTTRRTDGAQSRRQSSSGRSTRRPAAAPAASRTQSAADFSRRVRTR
- a CDS encoding phytoene desaturase family protein, yielding MAAGVLGSGQPDHDVVIVGGGHNGLVAAAYLAREGLDVTVLEAQPRFGGAVASAQIFDGVAIKLSRFSYLVSLLPQQIIDDLDLDLDLRSRRVASYTPADDGGLLVERQHGEATRASFAAGPGSASYEAFSELEADLHRFASVVAPTLTGPLPSAGELRVRVGEELWDALVERPIGELIEERIADDTVRGIVLTDALIGTFASAHSPALQQNRCFLYHVVGNGTGEWKVPVGGMGTVAAALETAARAAGAKLRASAPVTGLAPGDEGTEVRLADGGVLTARTVLANCAPWTLAGLLGEPDSKSSEAKPAGAQVKINIVLRRLPEFRSGIDPETGFAGTLHLNQGYAQLEHAYLEAAAGRVPDPLPCESYCHSLTDPSIVSPELQEAGFHTLTIFGLHTPAALFSSDHDAVRARALEAALASVQSALAEPLEDCIARDANGELCIEVMSPQDVERETLLPGGQIFQGDLSWPWLAEGESAETPAERWGVATYHPSILLCGSGARRGGAVSGLGGHNAAMALLEDRGLRPS
- a CDS encoding aldo/keto reductase family protein gives rise to the protein MRFRYLGNSGFKISEITYGNWLTHGSQVENDQATACVRAALDAGITTFDTADVYANTKAETVLGQALQGQRRESLEIFTKVFGPTGPKGHNDVGLSRKHIMESAHASLRRLQTDYIDLYQAHRFDYETPLEETMQAFADLVRQGKVLYLGVSEWTADQLRIGAALAKELGVQLISNQPQYSALWRVIEGEVVPTSRELGISQIVWSPIAQGVLTGKYLPGQQPPAGSRATDDKGGANMIRRWMRDDVLERVQQLKPIAADAGLSMAALAVAWVLQNDNVASAIIGASRPEQVADNVAAAGVTLPADVMAQIDEVLDPVVERDPARTLESSPKQREA